The Dyadobacter sp. 676 DNA window GCATACGATTATTACCAACAACGACTTTTCGGGCAAGGATTTCCCTGGCCGCGATTTTACGGGGAATGCCAAATTCAGCACTTACACATCGTATACCGTGCTTGTCCAGGCCAACGATTGTACCCTGCAAAATCTCACGATCGAAAATACGGCCGGACGCGTCGGCCAGGCGGTCGCGCTGGCTACCGAAGGCGACCGCATCGAAGTGTTTAACTGCCGCATTCTAGGCAATCAGGACACATTATACACCTCCAAAGACGGCCGGAGTTTTTACAAAGACTGCCTCATTGCCGGCACCACCGATTTTATTTTCGGAGAGGCGACGGCCGTTTTCCAGAACTGCACGATACAGAGCCTCGCCAACTCCTACATTACCGCGGCTTCGACCACAAAAGAGCAGGCATTTGGCTATGTATTCTTCGACTGCAAACTGATCGCGGACGATGGAGCTACCCAGGTATACCTCGGCCGCCCCTGGCGCCCTTTCGCCAAAACCGTTTTCATCGACACCGAAATGGGCCCTCACATAATCAAAGAAGGCTGGGACCCGTGGAAGGGCGACAATATGTTTCCGGAAAAAGAAAAAACCGCATTTTACGCGGAGTACAACAGCAGCGGTGCAGGTTCGAATCCCGCTGCGAGAGTGTCATGGTCGAAACAATTGACTCAGGAGGAAAGGGAAAAATACACCGTTGAAAACATCCTGTCGGGCTGGGTTCCCGGCCGAAAACTGCGCATCGAACCTTCCGGAATGCAGGATACGAGCTTTTCGGTGCGGGGTTCCTACCGGCGGGAGATCGCACACCACCCCGGCATCCGCATAGCCGACTCTTCGCTTCCCGCCCCGGTACAAATCATCCGGAATGTCCATTACCGGACCACCTCCACAGGCAAAAAACTGTTTCTGGATGTATACAAGCCCAAGCGAAAGGGAAAAGCCGCATTGCCGGCCATATTGATGATCCACGGCGGAGGCTGGCGCTCGGGCGACCGCACCCACAACAACACCCTCGCACGCAGGCTCGCGGCACAGGGATATGTGTGCCTTACGGCCGATTACAGCCTCTCCACCCACGCCCTGTACCCTGCCGCCGTACACGACCTGAAAGCTGCCGTGCGCTGGATGCGGGCCCGGAGCGGCACATTTAATATCGATACCGCCCGGATAGCCGTCCTTGGATTCTCCGCGGGCGGCGAACTGGCCGCATTCATGGGCGCAACCAACGGACAGGCCAGATTTGAAGGAAATGCCGCCGAACAGGGCGGTTCAAGCACCGTCCAGGCTGTGATCG harbors:
- a CDS encoding pectinesterase family protein, encoding MLRKTGLLLLWLFVHSNVGAQVQAIEQQFTVALDGSGDFKSVQEAVNAVRDHSQIRATIRIKNGTYHEKLVIPAWKKSITLVGESAGHTIITNNDFSGKDFPGRDFTGNAKFSTYTSYTVLVQANDCTLQNLTIENTAGRVGQAVALATEGDRIEVFNCRILGNQDTLYTSKDGRSFYKDCLIAGTTDFIFGEATAVFQNCTIQSLANSYITAASTTKEQAFGYVFFDCKLIADDGATQVYLGRPWRPFAKTVFIDTEMGPHIIKEGWDPWKGDNMFPEKEKTAFYAEYNSSGAGSNPAARVSWSKQLTQEEREKYTVENILSGWVPGRKLRIEPSGMQDTSFSVRGSYRREIAHHPGIRIADSSLPAPVQIIRNVHYRTTSTGKKLFLDVYKPKRKGKAALPAILMIHGGGWRSGDRTHNNTLARRLAAQGYVCLTADYSLSTHALYPAAVHDLKAAVRWMRARSGTFNIDTARIAVLGFSAGGELAAFMGATNGQARFEGNAAEQGGSSTVQAVIDIDGTLAFIHPESGEGDDSKSISAATYWFGYPKAERPDLWNDASPLTHVSDQTPPFLFINSSVARMHAGREDFIKKLDVYGTHSEVRTFSDAPHTFMFFEPWFEPTLATISGFLKRVFGRGAVTSGRQVRN